The Streptomyces pactum genome contains a region encoding:
- a CDS encoding carbohydrate ABC transporter permease, translated as MSATATTVRTRRRPPRETAGAPLLLGHGRLPRVLAGAALAVLAALWLVPFLWAIVTSAQSEKDVSTPGLSPFKGAFTLDAYQRILERGNVSVWAFNSFLIAALVTLITVVVSTLAAYGFSRGTFRGRRALLAVTVAAIMIPPQLLVVPLFEQMLLFNLVDTYAAVILPQVVAPMMVFILKRFFDGIPKELEEAARIDGAREFRVFRSIVLPLSRPIVAAVAIFVFIGAWNNFMWPFIVTNDPDLMTLPVGLATVKDAYGIQYAQSMASALLAALPLIVFFLLFQRRIVNSVATTGLGGS; from the coding sequence GTGTCCGCAACCGCCACCACCGTCCGCACACGGCGCCGTCCACCCCGCGAAACGGCCGGCGCCCCCCTGCTCCTCGGCCACGGCCGGCTGCCCCGCGTCCTGGCCGGGGCGGCGCTCGCCGTCCTGGCGGCCCTGTGGCTGGTGCCGTTCCTGTGGGCGATCGTGACGTCGGCGCAGAGCGAGAAGGACGTCTCCACCCCCGGTCTGTCACCGTTCAAGGGCGCCTTCACCCTCGACGCCTACCAGCGGATACTCGAGCGCGGCAACGTGTCCGTCTGGGCCTTCAACAGCTTCCTGATCGCCGCACTGGTCACGCTGATCACGGTGGTGGTCTCCACCCTCGCGGCGTACGGCTTCTCGCGCGGCACCTTCCGCGGCCGTCGGGCGCTGCTCGCCGTCACCGTCGCCGCCATCATGATCCCGCCGCAACTGCTCGTCGTGCCGCTGTTCGAGCAGATGCTCCTGTTCAACCTGGTCGACACCTATGCGGCGGTCATCCTGCCCCAGGTCGTCGCCCCGATGATGGTGTTCATCCTCAAGCGGTTCTTCGACGGCATCCCCAAGGAACTGGAGGAGGCGGCCCGGATCGACGGCGCCCGCGAATTCCGCGTCTTCCGGTCGATCGTGCTGCCGCTCTCCCGGCCGATCGTGGCCGCCGTGGCGATCTTCGTCTTCATCGGGGCGTGGAACAACTTCATGTGGCCGTTCATCGTGACCAACGACCCGGACCTGATGACCCTCCCGGTGGGCCTGGCCACCGTGAAGGACGCCTACGGCATCCAGTACGCGCAGTCCATGGCGTCCGCCCTGCTGGCGGCCCTGCCGCTGATCGTGTTCTTCCTCCTCTTCCAGCGCCGCATCGTCAACTCCGTCGCCACCACCGGCCTCGGCGGTTCCTGA